Proteins encoded in a region of the Mercenaria mercenaria strain notata chromosome 1, MADL_Memer_1, whole genome shotgun sequence genome:
- the LOC123539512 gene encoding ectonucleoside triphosphate diphosphohydrolase 1-like isoform X4, with amino-acid sequence MHMVFLLCMSTYFAVTPTQSETQDEHDDSYGIVLDGGSTGTKLKVYKWNVRTSDTLAEGQYNNPKVLRNLRLVKSTKFKPGVNQIGLRLEELGDYFDKIMQNAVKEVPEQQHGRTPIYFMATAGLRTLQINKTENLLDAIERYMTKSPLNPFLVPENNVRVISGEEEGVYAWVAANYLRGFFWSNKPPSQAVGVLEMGGGSTQIAFLPDHSIYANMFPVRIGDVTYLLYAHSYLFYGQNYIVSRINDYLVALSGDNRSIENPCMLVGDNTTVLFSGKSVHIKGSSNSTQCLEIIDIFLKTADDNWCYPKPCAIGRTYQPPVGNLVFYAISAFVYTPTYLNALDELGRLDMKLLKSNAIQYCQKTLAEVVATGLDAEYASPYCIMGLYIPSLLLDAYGFHEDRNKVFVKSSIDGIKIDWALGAMLLFTENIEDSCITSSAPSKIEITQTLLTIVLLYKLVHIYL; translated from the exons ATGCATATGGTGTTCTTACTATGTATGAGCACGTATTTTGCCGTCACCCCCACACAGTCCGAGACACAAGACGAACACGACGACAGCTATGGAATCGTCCTAGATGGCGGAAGCACTGGTACAAAATTAAAAGTCTACAAATGGAACGTCAGGACCTCTGATACTTTGGCTGAAGGACAATATAATAACCCGAAAGTTTTAAGAAATCTTAGGCTTGTTAAAAGTACTAAGTTTAAACCTGGCGTAAATCAGATAGGGCTACGACTGGAAGAACTTGGTgactattttgacaaaattatgcaaaatgcTGTAAAAGAAGTGCCAGAACAACAACATGGCCGTACACCTATCTACTTTATGGCAACAGCAG GGTTGCGGACTCTACAAATTAACAAGACAGAGAACTTGCTTGATGCCATAGAAAGATACATGACGAAAAGTCCATTAAATCCATTCCTTGTACCCGAAAATAATGTAAGAGTTATTTCAGGAGAGGAAGAAGGTGTCTATGCATGGGTAGCGGCTAATTATCTCAGGGGTTTCTTTTGGTCAAATAA GCCCCCAAGTCAAGCAGTGGGAGTGCTAGAGATGGGTGGTGGATCCACACAGATTGCCTTTTTACCTGATCATTCAATATATGCAAACATGTTTCCCGTGAGAATTGGTGACGTCACATATCTTCTGTATGCTCATAGTTACCTGTTTTACGGACAAAACTATATTGTGTCTAGAATCAACGATTACCTTGTTGCTCTTAGCGGGGATAATAGAAGTATAGAAAATCCATGCATGCTTGTAGGTG atAACACAACAGTTTTATTCAGTGGTAAATCCGTCCATATAAAGGGGTCATCCAACTCCACACAGTGCCTtgaaataattgacatttttcttAAAACTGCCGACGACAACTGGTGCTATCCGAAACCTTGTGCAATTGGACGCACGTATCAACCTCCTGTTGGAAATCTCGTTTTCTATGCGATCTCTGCTTTCGTTTATACCCCAACTTACCTCAATGCATTAGATGAACTGGGAAGGTTAGATATGAAACTGCTGAAATCAAATGCTATTCAGTACTGTCAAAAA ACGCTTGCAGAAGTAGTTGCTACAGGACTAGATGCCGAGTATGCTTCTCCATACTGTATAATGGGTCTATACATACCCTCCCTTCTACTGGATGCATATGGGTTCCACGAAGATAGAAACAAGGTCTTTGTCAAATCTAGTATCGACGGaattaaaatag atTGGGCGTTAGGGGCTATGCTGCTGTTTACAGAGAACATTGAAGACTCGTGCATTACTTCTTCTGCACCAAGCAAGATCGAAATTACACAAACACTTCTGACTATTGTTCTTCTTTACAAACTTGTGCATATATATTTGTGA
- the LOC123539512 gene encoding ectonucleoside triphosphate diphosphohydrolase 1-like isoform X3, which yields MKEMHMVFLLCMSTYFAVTPTQSETQDEHDDSYGIVLDGGSTGTKLKVYKWNVRTSDTLAEGQYNNPKVLRNLRLVKSTKFKPGVNQIGLRLEELGDYFDKIMQNAVKEVPEQQHGRTPIYFMATAGLRTLQINKTENLLDAIERYMTKSPLNPFLVPENNVRVISGEEEGVYAWVAANYLRGFFWSNKPPSQAVGVLEMGGGSTQIAFLPDHSIYANMFPVRIGDVTYLLYAHSYLFYGQNYIVSRINDYLVALSGDNRSIENPCMLVGDNTTVLFSGKSVHIKGSSNSTQCLEIIDIFLKTADDNWCYPKPCAIGRTYQPPVGNLVFYAISAFVYTPTYLNALDELGRLDMKLLKSNAIQYCQKTLAEVVATGLDAEYASPYCIMGLYIPSLLLDAYGFHEDRNKVFVKSSIDGIKIDWALGAMLLFTENIEDSCITSSAPSKIEITQTLLTIVLLYKLVHIYL from the exons GAAATGCATATGGTGTTCTTACTATGTATGAGCACGTATTTTGCCGTCACCCCCACACAGTCCGAGACACAAGACGAACACGACGACAGCTATGGAATCGTCCTAGATGGCGGAAGCACTGGTACAAAATTAAAAGTCTACAAATGGAACGTCAGGACCTCTGATACTTTGGCTGAAGGACAATATAATAACCCGAAAGTTTTAAGAAATCTTAGGCTTGTTAAAAGTACTAAGTTTAAACCTGGCGTAAATCAGATAGGGCTACGACTGGAAGAACTTGGTgactattttgacaaaattatgcaaaatgcTGTAAAAGAAGTGCCAGAACAACAACATGGCCGTACACCTATCTACTTTATGGCAACAGCAG GGTTGCGGACTCTACAAATTAACAAGACAGAGAACTTGCTTGATGCCATAGAAAGATACATGACGAAAAGTCCATTAAATCCATTCCTTGTACCCGAAAATAATGTAAGAGTTATTTCAGGAGAGGAAGAAGGTGTCTATGCATGGGTAGCGGCTAATTATCTCAGGGGTTTCTTTTGGTCAAATAA GCCCCCAAGTCAAGCAGTGGGAGTGCTAGAGATGGGTGGTGGATCCACACAGATTGCCTTTTTACCTGATCATTCAATATATGCAAACATGTTTCCCGTGAGAATTGGTGACGTCACATATCTTCTGTATGCTCATAGTTACCTGTTTTACGGACAAAACTATATTGTGTCTAGAATCAACGATTACCTTGTTGCTCTTAGCGGGGATAATAGAAGTATAGAAAATCCATGCATGCTTGTAGGTG atAACACAACAGTTTTATTCAGTGGTAAATCCGTCCATATAAAGGGGTCATCCAACTCCACACAGTGCCTtgaaataattgacatttttcttAAAACTGCCGACGACAACTGGTGCTATCCGAAACCTTGTGCAATTGGACGCACGTATCAACCTCCTGTTGGAAATCTCGTTTTCTATGCGATCTCTGCTTTCGTTTATACCCCAACTTACCTCAATGCATTAGATGAACTGGGAAGGTTAGATATGAAACTGCTGAAATCAAATGCTATTCAGTACTGTCAAAAA ACGCTTGCAGAAGTAGTTGCTACAGGACTAGATGCCGAGTATGCTTCTCCATACTGTATAATGGGTCTATACATACCCTCCCTTCTACTGGATGCATATGGGTTCCACGAAGATAGAAACAAGGTCTTTGTCAAATCTAGTATCGACGGaattaaaatag atTGGGCGTTAGGGGCTATGCTGCTGTTTACAGAGAACATTGAAGACTCGTGCATTACTTCTTCTGCACCAAGCAAGATCGAAATTACACAAACACTTCTGACTATTGTTCTTCTTTACAAACTTGTGCATATATATTTGTGA
- the LOC123539512 gene encoding ectonucleoside triphosphate diphosphohydrolase 1-like isoform X2: MYEMHMVFLLCMSTYFAVTPTQSETQDEHDDSYGIVLDGGSTGTKLKVYKWNVRTSDTLAEGQYNNPKVLRNLRLVKSTKFKPGVNQIGLRLEELGDYFDKIMQNAVKEVPEQQHGRTPIYFMATAGLRTLQINKTENLLDAIERYMTKSPLNPFLVPENNVRVISGEEEGVYAWVAANYLRGFFWSNKPPSQAVGVLEMGGGSTQIAFLPDHSIYANMFPVRIGDVTYLLYAHSYLFYGQNYIVSRINDYLVALSGDNRSIENPCMLVGDNTTVLFSGKSVHIKGSSNSTQCLEIIDIFLKTADDNWCYPKPCAIGRTYQPPVGNLVFYAISAFVYTPTYLNALDELGRLDMKLLKSNAIQYCQKTLAEVVATGLDAEYASPYCIMGLYIPSLLLDAYGFHEDRNKVFVKSSIDGIKIDWALGAMLLFTENIEDSCITSSAPSKIEITQTLLTIVLLYKLVHIYL; this comes from the exons atgtat GAAATGCATATGGTGTTCTTACTATGTATGAGCACGTATTTTGCCGTCACCCCCACACAGTCCGAGACACAAGACGAACACGACGACAGCTATGGAATCGTCCTAGATGGCGGAAGCACTGGTACAAAATTAAAAGTCTACAAATGGAACGTCAGGACCTCTGATACTTTGGCTGAAGGACAATATAATAACCCGAAAGTTTTAAGAAATCTTAGGCTTGTTAAAAGTACTAAGTTTAAACCTGGCGTAAATCAGATAGGGCTACGACTGGAAGAACTTGGTgactattttgacaaaattatgcaaaatgcTGTAAAAGAAGTGCCAGAACAACAACATGGCCGTACACCTATCTACTTTATGGCAACAGCAG GGTTGCGGACTCTACAAATTAACAAGACAGAGAACTTGCTTGATGCCATAGAAAGATACATGACGAAAAGTCCATTAAATCCATTCCTTGTACCCGAAAATAATGTAAGAGTTATTTCAGGAGAGGAAGAAGGTGTCTATGCATGGGTAGCGGCTAATTATCTCAGGGGTTTCTTTTGGTCAAATAA GCCCCCAAGTCAAGCAGTGGGAGTGCTAGAGATGGGTGGTGGATCCACACAGATTGCCTTTTTACCTGATCATTCAATATATGCAAACATGTTTCCCGTGAGAATTGGTGACGTCACATATCTTCTGTATGCTCATAGTTACCTGTTTTACGGACAAAACTATATTGTGTCTAGAATCAACGATTACCTTGTTGCTCTTAGCGGGGATAATAGAAGTATAGAAAATCCATGCATGCTTGTAGGTG atAACACAACAGTTTTATTCAGTGGTAAATCCGTCCATATAAAGGGGTCATCCAACTCCACACAGTGCCTtgaaataattgacatttttcttAAAACTGCCGACGACAACTGGTGCTATCCGAAACCTTGTGCAATTGGACGCACGTATCAACCTCCTGTTGGAAATCTCGTTTTCTATGCGATCTCTGCTTTCGTTTATACCCCAACTTACCTCAATGCATTAGATGAACTGGGAAGGTTAGATATGAAACTGCTGAAATCAAATGCTATTCAGTACTGTCAAAAA ACGCTTGCAGAAGTAGTTGCTACAGGACTAGATGCCGAGTATGCTTCTCCATACTGTATAATGGGTCTATACATACCCTCCCTTCTACTGGATGCATATGGGTTCCACGAAGATAGAAACAAGGTCTTTGTCAAATCTAGTATCGACGGaattaaaatag atTGGGCGTTAGGGGCTATGCTGCTGTTTACAGAGAACATTGAAGACTCGTGCATTACTTCTTCTGCACCAAGCAAGATCGAAATTACACAAACACTTCTGACTATTGTTCTTCTTTACAAACTTGTGCATATATATTTGTGA
- the LOC123539512 gene encoding ectonucleoside triphosphate diphosphohydrolase 1-like isoform X1 produces the protein MGFTQEMHMVFLLCMSTYFAVTPTQSETQDEHDDSYGIVLDGGSTGTKLKVYKWNVRTSDTLAEGQYNNPKVLRNLRLVKSTKFKPGVNQIGLRLEELGDYFDKIMQNAVKEVPEQQHGRTPIYFMATAGLRTLQINKTENLLDAIERYMTKSPLNPFLVPENNVRVISGEEEGVYAWVAANYLRGFFWSNKPPSQAVGVLEMGGGSTQIAFLPDHSIYANMFPVRIGDVTYLLYAHSYLFYGQNYIVSRINDYLVALSGDNRSIENPCMLVGDNTTVLFSGKSVHIKGSSNSTQCLEIIDIFLKTADDNWCYPKPCAIGRTYQPPVGNLVFYAISAFVYTPTYLNALDELGRLDMKLLKSNAIQYCQKTLAEVVATGLDAEYASPYCIMGLYIPSLLLDAYGFHEDRNKVFVKSSIDGIKIDWALGAMLLFTENIEDSCITSSAPSKIEITQTLLTIVLLYKLVHIYL, from the exons ATGGGATTTACACAG GAAATGCATATGGTGTTCTTACTATGTATGAGCACGTATTTTGCCGTCACCCCCACACAGTCCGAGACACAAGACGAACACGACGACAGCTATGGAATCGTCCTAGATGGCGGAAGCACTGGTACAAAATTAAAAGTCTACAAATGGAACGTCAGGACCTCTGATACTTTGGCTGAAGGACAATATAATAACCCGAAAGTTTTAAGAAATCTTAGGCTTGTTAAAAGTACTAAGTTTAAACCTGGCGTAAATCAGATAGGGCTACGACTGGAAGAACTTGGTgactattttgacaaaattatgcaaaatgcTGTAAAAGAAGTGCCAGAACAACAACATGGCCGTACACCTATCTACTTTATGGCAACAGCAG GGTTGCGGACTCTACAAATTAACAAGACAGAGAACTTGCTTGATGCCATAGAAAGATACATGACGAAAAGTCCATTAAATCCATTCCTTGTACCCGAAAATAATGTAAGAGTTATTTCAGGAGAGGAAGAAGGTGTCTATGCATGGGTAGCGGCTAATTATCTCAGGGGTTTCTTTTGGTCAAATAA GCCCCCAAGTCAAGCAGTGGGAGTGCTAGAGATGGGTGGTGGATCCACACAGATTGCCTTTTTACCTGATCATTCAATATATGCAAACATGTTTCCCGTGAGAATTGGTGACGTCACATATCTTCTGTATGCTCATAGTTACCTGTTTTACGGACAAAACTATATTGTGTCTAGAATCAACGATTACCTTGTTGCTCTTAGCGGGGATAATAGAAGTATAGAAAATCCATGCATGCTTGTAGGTG atAACACAACAGTTTTATTCAGTGGTAAATCCGTCCATATAAAGGGGTCATCCAACTCCACACAGTGCCTtgaaataattgacatttttcttAAAACTGCCGACGACAACTGGTGCTATCCGAAACCTTGTGCAATTGGACGCACGTATCAACCTCCTGTTGGAAATCTCGTTTTCTATGCGATCTCTGCTTTCGTTTATACCCCAACTTACCTCAATGCATTAGATGAACTGGGAAGGTTAGATATGAAACTGCTGAAATCAAATGCTATTCAGTACTGTCAAAAA ACGCTTGCAGAAGTAGTTGCTACAGGACTAGATGCCGAGTATGCTTCTCCATACTGTATAATGGGTCTATACATACCCTCCCTTCTACTGGATGCATATGGGTTCCACGAAGATAGAAACAAGGTCTTTGTCAAATCTAGTATCGACGGaattaaaatag atTGGGCGTTAGGGGCTATGCTGCTGTTTACAGAGAACATTGAAGACTCGTGCATTACTTCTTCTGCACCAAGCAAGATCGAAATTACACAAACACTTCTGACTATTGTTCTTCTTTACAAACTTGTGCATATATATTTGTGA